Genomic window (Gloeothece verrucosa PCC 7822):
TTTAGGGCTGCTATGGAACAAGCACACTCTTATACTGATTGGCGACAAAGTTTAGAGGATAAATATCGTGCTGCCTGTATTGAAGATGAAGATAAGGCAGATTCAGCATCGGTTAGCCGCAACAAGAAGAAAAAACAACCGCCATCCCCAAACCGCACCGCCATTAAACTCTTTGGAAAATATCGCTCCTTATTGGCTTGGGATGATGCCGCTTCTACCTGGATGCGCTATGAAGCCGTCACTAAAGGGGTTTGGAGTCCTGAAACCCGTTTAGCTGTAGAAGCCGCTATCGCCGCCGAACTCGAATCCGATCCGAACATTGGAGTCGACTACAGCAAAAATTACCTGACAGAGGTTGTTTACCATTTAAGGTTAAAGGTATTGGTTAAACAGTGGGTGCAGGCCGACAGCCGCCAATGGGTTCCTATGCTTGATGGGGTCTTAGAATTAGCTACAATGAAACTGCACTCGCACTCTCCTGGGTTCCGCCTAACGTGGTGTCTGCCTTATCGATGGGCAGATCGTCATATAGGTTGTCAACCGATTAAAGATTGGTTGCTAGAAATTATGGAGGGAGATCCTATAGTTGCTGAACTGTTACGGGCTTATCTTCGTGCTATCGTTACTGGTTCGACTCATCTTCAACGTTTTTTAGAACTCATCGGTCCAGGGGGGACAGGAAAAAGCACATACTTAAAATTAGCGAGTGCATTGGTAGGGAATGAAAACTGCGTCGTTACCGAACTCAAGCACCTAGAGCAAAACCGTTTTGAATTAGCCACCCTCATTCATAAGCGGCTAGTGGTCATCACCGACGCTGATAAATACGGCGGCTCGGTTAATGCCCTTAAAGCGATCACCGGTGAAGATCATCTTAGAATTGAAAAGAAACATATTCAGGCTGACGGTAAGGGCATTAAATCTCAAGCTATGGTGTTGATAGCGGAAGAGTGAAGTTATTCAGTCGTCTGATTACACGAGCGGCTTGGGTCGTCGTCGCTTAACTCTTAATTTTCAGTGCCAAGTACCAGAAAACCAACAGCGTCCTTTAATTGAGATGGAACCAGAGGGGATAAGCGGAGAATTTGCCCCCTATCTTCCTGGATTGCTAGAGTGGGTCTTAGAGATGGATAGGAATCGCATGACCCAATTAATCAAGAATACCGCCGTCAGCGTCCCACACCTTAACCGCATTCGATTAGAGAAGCTGTGCGAGACTAACCCTTTGGCTGATTGGGCGGATTTTTGTTTGTCATTGTCCAAAAACGCCAGAACTTACATAGGAATAGCCAAAAAGGATAAATCACCTGATAGTCCCAACATCTACATCGGTGTGAGTCAATGGATTTACCCAAGCTATTGTGAATACACTACAGCTACAGGACATAAGCCCATCTCGCAGCGTCGTTTTACTGGGCTATTACATGACCTATTGGTGTGTCAGCTTAAATTGACGGACATTAGTCGTGGCAAAGATCGCAACGGGTCATTTTTTGAGGGGATCTGTATTCGGACTGATAACGATTTTTCCCCCAGAATAATATCGGGTACGGAACTCCGTACCATTGACCCTGATATTCCTCTGACTGGTTCATTGAGTTCATCGAATAATAATCCTTGTGATGGGTCAGCCTACGTTAGTGATGAGTCTGTGATGGCTAGAACCGTTACCGGCGACGGATGTGATGGGTGTGATGGGTTATTGACCACCCTTGAAAAAAATAAAAATTATGAAGCTGAAAATGTAGATGATACTCGATCAGTCCGGTTATCTGACAAAAAAGTCGCTCGTGACCCCTTCAATGATTGTTCAACTCCCAAAAATCCTTCACCACAAGGCGTTGACCCATCACACGACCCATCACACACCCATCACGCACCCCTCACGGACTATCACACACCCGTCATAACTCATCAAAATGCCCATTTACTGCCTTATCTAAATCTTATTGGCAGTAGAGTAAGTTCGGTTGCTCACCGAAGAAACGGCATTGTTATGGGTTTGAGCGTCAATGAAAATTTAATTTTCCTCCACGTTCAACTCGACGGCGACAATTTCCTCGTTCCCATCGATGTCAAGAAATTAGTATTAGAAGATGGACGACCTGTTTACAAAAATTTAGGGGTTGCTCAGGGGAAAAATACCCCTCCTCACCCCGATTACTCCACTTACCCTCATCCTACTTCGGCTGATCAACGGGCTGCTATTAATCGCGCTATGGCGGTTAAAAATGCATTATTAAGTGCGGGAGATAAGGCACAACTTGAATCTCTCTGTTCACAGTACAACCGTTCCGAGTTGATTTGGGTTTACCGCCATCTGTTGAGCGATAGCCAACGAGACAACCTCAAACAAATTGCTGCTACTGTACAGTTAAATCTTTGGAACACTTAAACTATCGAATAAATAAAGATATAGGAGAGGGCGCACCCGGCGCAATCCTATTCTTTTTTGGGCTACACTATAACTAAGCTAAACTTAGCTAAGAAATCGGACTCTTAGATTGAAAATGAAAATTACTAACATACACCAAGCCAAAACACACTTATCCCAATTGATCGAAGCTGTTTTGCAAGGAGAAGAAGTAGTTATCGCTAAAGCCGGAGAACCCTTAG
Coding sequences:
- a CDS encoding DUF3854 domain-containing protein — translated: MNQKLIDVQTQIDWHSFHLKEWINGSAISPELTHKWLEHYSNKDAIAALLGWKSYHHTPGWAVRSVDPLTGNRTNSGQFKPNEPLLFPDSGKPAKYFSFPKNGKSDPLFSVMVLNEWVIISENVGVPIDNEDIDENCDDLGFWRWVIKNPTIPIVITEGAKKAASLLNHGHVTIALAGVWNGQLKKKLHPILKHFLVSGRRVYLAFDADVVVKENVEAALKLFGSLCEKQNTSVYIVQWVLELGKGVDDLIVKGGVEAFRAAMEQAHSYTDWRQSLEDKYRAACIEDEDKADSASVSRNKKKKQPPSPNRTAIKLFGKYRSLLAWDDAASTWMRYEAVTKGVWSPETRLAVEAAIAAELESDPNIGVDYSKNYLTEVVYHLRLKVLVKQWVQADSRQWVPMLDGVLELATMKLHSHSPGFRLTWCLPYRWADRHIGCQPIKDWLLEIMEGDPIVAELLRAYLRAIVTGSTHLQRFLELIGPGGTGKSTYLKLASALVGNENCVVTELKHLEQNRFELATLIHKRLVVITDADKYGGSVNALKAITGEDHLRIEKKHIQADGKGIKSQAMVLIAEE